In one window of Gossypium arboreum isolate Shixiya-1 chromosome 4, ASM2569848v2, whole genome shotgun sequence DNA:
- the LOC108455968 gene encoding protein PELPK1-like has product MPELPKPELPKVPELPKPELPEVPKFPKVPELPKPELPKVPEFPKVPELPKPEFPKIPELKKPKEVKVPEMPNAPKLSKSEAPKVPELPKPEFPKVPEVPKPELPKAPELPKPELPKVPELPKPELPKVPEVPKPELPKVPEVPKSELPKAPEVPKPELPKAPELPKLESPKVPELPKPELPKVPEVPKPELPKAPELPKIPEFTKPELPKIPEVPKPELPKVTELPKLELPKVSEVPKPELPKAPELPKPQLPKIPGLTKPELPKVPEVPKPELPKTPELPKPELPKVPELPSMPKPEEPKVLELPKPELPKLPNLPKPETPKQELP; this is encoded by the coding sequence ATGCCTGAGTTGCCAAAACCTGAATTGCCTAAAGTTCCGGAGTTGCCAAAGCCCGAATTGCCTGAGGTTCCCAAGTTTCCGAAAGTTCCAGAATTGCCAAAACCAGAATTACCCAAGGTTCCTGAGTTTCCGAAAGTTCCAGAGTTGCCAAAGCCTGAATTTCCTAAGATTCCCGAGTTGAAAAAACCTAAAGAAGTCAAAGTTCCAGAGATGCCCAATGCTCCTAAATTGTCAAAATCTGAAGCACCAAAAGTTCCGGAGTTACCAAAGCCAGAATTTCCTAAAGTTCCTGAAGTGCCCAAGCCTGAATTACCCAAAGCTCCTGAGTTGCCAAAACCTGAATTACCAAAAGTTCCTGAGTTACCAAAGCCAGAATTGCCTAAAGTTCCTGAGGTGCCTAAGCCAGAATTGCCTAAAGTTCCTGAGGTACCTAAGTCGGAATTGCCCAAAGCTCCTGAAGTGCCCAAGCCTGAATTACCCAAAGCTCCCGAGTTGCCAAAACTTGAATCACCAAAAGTTCCTGAGTTACCAAAGCCAGAATTGCCTAAAGTTCCTGAAGTGCCTAAGCCAGAATTGCCCAAAGCTCCTGAATTGCCAAAAATTCCTGAGTTCACAAAACCAGAATTGCCTAAAATTCCTGAGGTACCAAAACCAGAATTGCCTAAAGTGACTGAGTTGCCAAAACTTGAATTACCAAAAGTTTCTGAGGTGCCTAAGCCAGAATTGCCAAAAGCTCCTGAATTACCAAAACCTCAATTACCTAAAATTCCCGGGTTAACAAAACCAGAATTGCCTAAAGTTCCAGAGGTACCGAAACCAGAATTGCCCAAAACTCCTGAGTTGCCAAAACCTGAATTACCTAAAGTTCCTGAATTGCCTAGCATGCCTAAACCCGAAGAACCCAAAGTTCtagagctacccaaaccagaacTACCTAAGTTACCCAATCTACCAAAGCCGGAAACACCTAAACAAGAACTGCCTTAA
- the LOC108457074 gene encoding uncharacterized protein LOC108457074 — MDGNTTEAERWLTIAEKLLASRDLHGARTLAIRARELAPVPADQILAVTDTLMAAQSNPQDWYGILQLVPLTQSMEVVAGQYRKLAMLLNYGKNGLSFSDQAFRLVSEAWNVLSNPSKKAIYDNELRFLQFGPVSQFGQQYHHHQQQQQHQQQPQLQQPQTQALFMQPPPPPKETQTLFMQQPPSAPPKETQTLFMQPPAPPPPKETQTLFMQPPAPPPPKETQTLFMQPPAPPPPKETQTQTLFMQPPAPPPPKETQTQTLFMQSPPKETQTQVTQPLFAIRSPTNNNKDGNAALDGGGQLGLNNNPPEPTRPAESTWARQMNQIGLAGSSQINQSGSVGSSHISRPEPTRTSQVNRPEPTQSSQLNQPEPTRTSQVNQIGVASSIEFNRTEPIRTVEINQTAPPPPPPAENTRTEPNGVTGKTDSTRPSQATESEGPTFWTACPYCYVLYEYPRVYEDCTLRCQTKSCRRAYHAVVIQSPPVNGKDTHFYCWGFFPIGISRNGKNKGGNFPGWSPISNMYACPIDKIAGKQKTAIKPAPRVYYEDNDAYVEILDSSGPSEDGDDDDDDDDEWQKDERKKKKAKSAKGKGSAGRKAKKPQSERVNKGSNEQVSDNRIGNLNGAPISPEGKPTAESSRRGVANSGRKQMVRGAKNLGKLDLNVEFSNEVEESVPRRSEGNHAGYGEEDNIEGNGFFEGLDEFLSSLPILSAVGDDKVKAT, encoded by the coding sequence ATGGACGGTAACACTACTGAAGCGGAACGTTGGCTCACCATAGCTGAGAAGCTATTGGCGTCACGTGACTTGCACGGGGCTAGGACGTTGGCGATCCGAGCACGGGAACTGGCCCCGGTGCCGGCTGACCAGATACTGGCTGTGACCGACACTCTCATGGCTGCGCAATCAAACCCTCAAGATTGGTACGGGATATTACAACTCGTGCCGTTAACTCAGTCTATGGAAGTGGTGGCGGGTCAGTACAGGAAACTGGCTATGCTTTTGAATTATGGGAAGAACGGTCTTTCTTTTTCAGATCAGGCCTTTCGGTTGGTTTCTGAAGCTTGGAATGTGTTGTCTAATCCTTCTAAGAAAGCCATTTATGATAACGAGTTGAGGTTTCTTCAGTTTGGCCCGGTGAGTCAGTTCGGTCAACAGTATCACCACcatcagcagcagcagcagcatcAGCAACAACCGCAACTTCAGCAGCCGCAAACACAGGCGTTGTTTATGCAACCGCCGCCGCCTCCGAAAGAGACGCAGACGCTGTTTATGCAACAGCCACCGTCTGCGCCTCCGAAAGAGACGCAAACGCTGTTTATGCAACCGCCTGCTCCTCCGCCTCCTAAGGAAACGCAGACGTTGTTTATGCAGCCGCCGGCTCCTCCGCCTCCGAAGGAAACGCAAACGCTGTTTATGCAACCACCGGCTCCTCCGCCTCCGAAAGAAACGCAAACGCAAACGCTGTTTATGCAACCACCGGCGCCTCCGCCTCCGAAAGAAACGCAAACGCAAACGCTGTTTATGCAATCGCCGCCAAAAGAAACGCAAACGCAAGTTACACAACCGCTATTTGCGATAAGAAGCCCTACGAATAATAATAAAGATGGAAATGCTGCATTAGATGGGGGAGGGCAGTTGGGTTTAAATAATAATCCGCCGGAGCCGACTCGCCCGGCTGAGTCAACTTGGGCAAGGCAGATGAATCAGATAGGTTTAGCTGGGTCGAGTCAGATTAATCAGTCAGGATCAGTTGGTTCGAGCCACATTAGTCGGCCAGAGCCTACACGGACAAGCCAGGTTAACCGGCCGGAGCCTACGCAATCGAGCCAGCTTAATCAGCCGGAGCCAACGCGGACCAGCCAGGTTAATCAGATAGGAGTTGCTAGCTCGATTGAATTTAATCGGACCGAGCCGATTCGGACAGTTGAGATTAATCAGACAGCTCCGCCTCCTCCCCCTCCAGCGGAGAATACTCGAACAGAGCCCAATGGTGTGACTGGGAAGACCGATTCCACTCGGCCTAGTCAAGCTACTGAGTCAGAGGGACCGACTTTCTGGACAGCTTGTCCGTACTGTTACGTTCTCTACGAGTATCCCAGGGTGTACGAAGATTGTACGCTGAGGTGTCAGACTAAGAGTTGCCGGCGAGCTTACCATGCAGTTGTGATACAGTCGCCGCCGGTGAACGGAAAGGACACTCATTTCTACTGTTGGGGTTTTTTCCCAATAGGGATTTCGAGGAATGGTAAGAATAAGGGCGGTAATTTCCCCGGTTGGTCCCCTATTTCCAACATGTATGCTTGTCCCATCGACAAGATTGCTGGAAAACAAAAGACTGCCATAAAACCTGCTCCAAGAGTGTATTACGAAGACAATGATGCATACGTCGAGATTCTTGATTCAAGTGGACCTTCAGAGGATGGTGATGACGATGATGATGACGACGACGAATGGCAGAAAGatgagaggaagaagaagaaggcaAAGAGTGCCAAAGGGAAAGGATCTGCTGGGAGAAAAGCTAAGAAACCACAGAGTGAGAGAGTGAATAAAGGGAGCAACGAGCAAGTTAGTGATAATCGCATTGGGAATTTAAACGGTGCTCCGATATCACCCGAGGGAAAGCCAACTGCTGAATCAAGCAGAAGGGGGGTCGCAAATAGTGGGAGGAAACAAATGGTGAGAGGAGCAAAGAATCTGGGGAAGTTGGATTTGAATGTGGAGTTCAGTAACGAAGTGGAAGAGTCGGTACCGAGGAGGAGTGAGGGGAACCATGCTGGATACGGCGAAGAGGATAACATTGAAGGGAACGGATTTTTTGAGGGTCTTGATGAGTTTTTAAGTAGCTTGCCTATACTCTCAGCTGTTGGGGATGATAAAGTTAAGGCTACTTAG